One stretch of Methanomassiliicoccales archaeon DNA includes these proteins:
- the map gene encoding type II methionyl aminopeptidase gives MDEHELACLRKAGAISREARELGASLIREGARLVDIAVEVEAYIIRKGARPAFPVNIGINDVAAHFTPSSDDRATFSKGDVVKVDVGAHVDGFVGDTAVTVEVGTKNWQSLIESSAKALRIAIEMIGDGVQVSKVGGTIERVIKEEGFRPVANLTGHGMRRFSLHAGLTVPNIDDGSAARIRKDMVVAVEPFATNGGGQVFNSHGGNIYRIIRERPVKNERAMDLFNLIKTNFGTLPFCERWCTEIMHDAPSLLKNLVRHGLISSYPILKEIKGGMVAQTEHTVIITGQRCEVTT, from the coding sequence ATGGATGAACACGAACTGGCTTGTCTGCGTAAGGCGGGAGCAATTTCCCGTGAGGCAAGAGAGTTGGGTGCCTCTCTAATCAGAGAAGGAGCTCGTTTAGTCGATATTGCCGTGGAAGTGGAAGCTTATATTATTCGTAAAGGGGCGCGACCTGCATTTCCCGTCAATATCGGAATAAATGATGTAGCTGCGCATTTCACCCCATCAAGCGACGATCGTGCAACGTTCTCAAAAGGCGATGTCGTTAAAGTTGATGTGGGCGCTCATGTGGATGGTTTTGTTGGCGATACTGCAGTTACTGTAGAAGTAGGAACCAAAAATTGGCAATCGTTGATCGAATCGTCTGCAAAAGCTTTACGCATTGCGATTGAAATGATTGGTGATGGTGTCCAAGTCTCCAAGGTAGGTGGGACTATTGAAAGGGTGATTAAGGAAGAGGGATTTAGACCAGTTGCAAATCTGACTGGTCATGGTATGAGGCGGTTTAGTCTGCATGCTGGACTCACTGTACCGAATATCGACGATGGGAGTGCAGCCAGAATAAGAAAGGACATGGTTGTAGCCGTAGAACCTTTCGCGACTAATGGAGGAGGGCAGGTTTTCAATTCTCATGGAGGAAACATCTATCGAATAATCAGAGAACGTCCTGTTAAGAATGAAAGGGCCATGGACCTTTTTAATCTAATAAAAACAAATTTTGGAACTTTGCCTTTCTGCGAACGGTGGTGCACAGAGATAATGCATGATGCGCCTAGCCTTTTGAAGAATCTAGTTCGTCATGGTCTAATATCTTCATATCCTATATTGAAAGAAATAAAGGGTGGCATGGTAGCTCAAACAGAACATACCGTGATCATCACTGGCCAAAGATGTGAGGTTACCACTTAA
- the sucD gene encoding succinate--CoA ligase subunit alpha: protein MAIILRDDAKVLIQGITGHQGSFHTASMLKFGTNIVAGVVPGRGGERVEGIQVFETCKQAVRKTGAEASVVFVPSKWAMDAVIEALDAGIETIVIITEHIPIRDFIILFRYAKLKGARIVGPNSPGIASPGRWKLGIMPNVIFKHGSTGVVSRSGTLTYEIVNNLTEAGIGQSTCVGIGGDPIVGTDFIEVLELFQEDPETENIVLIGEIGGTAEEDAADFIAKRVTKPVVGYIAGRTAPTGKRMGHAGAIISRGRGSANSKVSALLEAGVRVAKTPAEVPRLVKDAARY from the coding sequence GTGGCAATCATCTTGAGAGATGATGCAAAGGTGCTGATTCAAGGTATCACTGGACACCAGGGTAGTTTTCACACCGCTTCGATGCTTAAATTCGGAACAAATATTGTTGCTGGTGTAGTTCCTGGGAGAGGCGGTGAAAGGGTCGAAGGTATTCAGGTTTTCGAAACTTGCAAGCAGGCTGTGAGGAAGACAGGAGCTGAAGCTTCTGTGGTATTTGTTCCTTCGAAATGGGCAATGGATGCGGTAATTGAAGCACTTGACGCAGGAATCGAGACCATAGTGATAATCACCGAACACATCCCCATTCGCGATTTTATAATTCTCTTTCGTTACGCGAAGCTCAAAGGTGCTCGGATAGTCGGTCCTAATTCTCCAGGTATTGCATCACCTGGTAGATGGAAATTAGGAATAATGCCTAATGTGATATTCAAGCATGGATCGACCGGTGTTGTCTCTCGCTCAGGAACCTTGACTTATGAAATCGTCAATAACCTAACAGAGGCAGGGATAGGGCAGTCAACTTGTGTCGGCATAGGCGGTGATCCTATCGTAGGAACAGATTTTATTGAGGTCTTGGAATTGTTCCAGGAAGATCCAGAGACTGAAAATATTGTTCTGATCGGAGAGATAGGAGGCACAGCCGAGGAAGACGCCGCCGATTTTATCGCGAAACGAGTTACTAAGCCAGTTGTTGGTTATATTGCAGGTAGGACAGCTCCGACTGGGAAGCGTATGGGTCATGCAGGGGCGATAATTTCAAGAGGTAGGGGCTCAGCGAATAGTAAGGTTAGCGCCCTGCTGGAAGCAGGAGTGCGAGTGGCTAAGACTCCAGCTGAAGTGCCCCGTTTGGTCAAGGATGCGGCTAGATATTAA
- a CDS encoding L-threonylcarbamoyladenylate synthase produces MQIIKCRGKNCKECDLSDEEVEMTVGELRKGNLIVYPTETLYGLGANALDENAVKKVFMAKNRPFDMPISIAVSDMPMLENVAVMDSLSRKLAQKFMPGPITLVLKKKPKVPDLVTAGTDEVGIRMPDHPLALRIIRRFGPITSTSANLHSRPDPVNIKYTVKELGDRVSIYLDCGATKLGHHSTIVAVHNGEIEIIRKGVISVEEIEAALNG; encoded by the coding sequence ATGCAAATAATAAAATGCAGAGGTAAAAACTGTAAAGAATGCGACCTTTCGGACGAGGAAGTGGAAATGACTGTGGGGGAACTCAGAAAAGGAAACCTCATCGTTTACCCCACAGAGACACTATATGGTCTAGGTGCTAATGCTTTAGACGAAAATGCGGTGAAAAAGGTCTTCATGGCTAAGAATCGCCCCTTTGATATGCCCATATCCATAGCTGTTAGCGATATGCCCATGTTGGAAAACGTGGCTGTAATGGATTCCTTATCGAGAAAACTGGCGCAGAAATTCATGCCTGGGCCAATCACTTTGGTATTGAAGAAAAAACCAAAAGTCCCAGACTTAGTCACAGCAGGCACAGATGAAGTGGGAATACGTATGCCAGACCATCCACTGGCATTAAGGATAATCAGACGATTTGGCCCAATAACATCAACCAGTGCAAATCTTCACTCGAGACCTGATCCAGTTAATATTAAGTATACGGTGAAAGAGTTAGGTGATAGGGTGTCGATCTATCTTGATTGCGGTGCCACAAAATTAGGGCATCATTCTACGATAGTAGCTGTTCATAATGGGGAGATCGAGATTATTCGAAAGGGCGTTATTTCCGTTGAGGAAATAGAGGCTGCCTTGAATGGATGA
- a CDS encoding MBL fold metallo-hydrolase encodes MTIRTLPGKGYDCNVYFISGNRPMIVDTGTGAGINQLLSDLDKFTSINLIKSIILTHRHYDHVGGAAFLSHKLGSKVFIHNEDAEVVSEGDAWATMSIMFGGHLEPLNVVPIEEGMIFNTGDHEFRVIHTPGHSAGSICLYDSKTKDLISGDTIFKDGVGRWDLPSGDQRALYRSIQKLMEFDIKNLYPGHGPCGLGCGNECVEQALNWVGEN; translated from the coding sequence ATGACTATAAGAACCCTTCCAGGTAAAGGTTATGATTGCAACGTTTACTTCATCTCGGGTAACCGACCCATGATTGTGGATACGGGTACGGGTGCGGGGATCAATCAATTGCTCTCGGATTTGGATAAATTTACTTCAATCAATTTAATTAAAAGCATCATCTTGACACATCGTCATTATGATCATGTAGGAGGAGCTGCCTTCCTATCACACAAATTAGGGTCAAAGGTATTCATACACAATGAAGACGCAGAGGTCGTAAGTGAAGGTGATGCATGGGCGACAATGTCTATCATGTTTGGTGGTCATTTGGAGCCTTTGAACGTAGTACCGATTGAAGAAGGAATGATTTTCAATACTGGTGATCATGAGTTTAGAGTAATCCACACTCCTGGCCATTCAGCTGGGAGTATATGCCTTTACGATTCGAAAACAAAAGATCTTATCTCAGGGGATACAATATTTAAAGACGGTGTAGGTCGTTGGGACTTACCCAGCGGGGATCAGAGGGCTTTATATCGCTCAATTCAAAAATTAATGGAGTTTGATATTAAAAATCTATATCCAGGTCATGGGCCCTGTGGATTAGGTTGCGGAAATGAATGTGTAGAGCAAGCACTTAACTGGGTAGGGGAGAATTGA
- a CDS encoding ATP-grasp domain-containing protein, producing the protein MNLKEYEGKTLFKKFGIPTTDGYVVRSPSDIKEISGPMVVKAQIEAGGRGKSGGIRFASTLEQLKKAVEEIIGMEIAGQKVEEVLVENRVNIDREFYLAFLNDRKNRLPKLIMLRQGGIDVENSDPFMLMEWTIDPLIGVSDYICREAAMELVLDPGAASQLKELIQKAWRMFWEMDCELLEINPVALSHEGNIVALDSKITIDDDALFRQTNIKRKIEKVESLEAEARAIGMSLVRLEGEIAVIANGAGLTMATLDVLALYGEKGLIFLDLGGTDDEKAIEQAIQLANRAGPKVILINIFGSVTKCDTVAEGVIGAKSKLGVGSKFVVRLRGTNEEKARQMLESEGIITVKNLEEACLKAVQIKGD; encoded by the coding sequence TTGAACTTAAAAGAGTATGAGGGTAAGACGTTATTCAAAAAGTTCGGAATCCCTACGACTGATGGATATGTTGTGAGAAGCCCATCAGATATAAAAGAAATAAGTGGACCAATGGTTGTAAAGGCTCAAATAGAAGCAGGTGGTCGAGGAAAGTCTGGAGGAATCAGATTCGCTTCAACCTTGGAGCAACTGAAGAAAGCCGTGGAGGAAATTATTGGAATGGAAATAGCGGGGCAAAAGGTAGAGGAAGTTTTGGTTGAGAATAGAGTGAATATTGACAGAGAGTTCTATTTAGCCTTCCTCAATGATCGAAAGAATAGGCTTCCTAAATTGATAATGTTAAGACAAGGAGGCATTGATGTCGAAAACTCAGATCCTTTTATGCTAATGGAATGGACCATAGATCCCTTGATTGGAGTTTCCGATTATATATGTAGAGAAGCGGCTATGGAATTAGTTCTCGATCCAGGTGCGGCTTCCCAGTTAAAAGAATTGATTCAAAAAGCTTGGAGAATGTTTTGGGAAATGGATTGCGAACTTTTAGAGATTAATCCAGTCGCCCTTTCACATGAAGGAAATATAGTTGCTTTAGATTCAAAAATTACAATCGATGATGATGCCTTATTTCGTCAAACCAATATAAAAAGAAAAATCGAGAAGGTTGAATCTTTAGAAGCAGAAGCCCGAGCCATCGGCATGAGTTTAGTTAGGTTAGAAGGCGAAATAGCAGTAATAGCCAATGGCGCGGGTCTAACAATGGCAACTTTAGATGTCCTTGCCTTATACGGCGAAAAAGGGTTGATTTTTCTCGATCTCGGAGGAACAGATGATGAGAAAGCAATAGAACAAGCCATTCAACTGGCGAATAGAGCAGGCCCAAAAGTAATTCTGATCAATATATTTGGAAGCGTTACGAAATGCGATACTGTTGCTGAAGGAGTCATCGGCGCAAAATCAAAACTGGGAGTGGGGTCTAAATTTGTGGTAAGATTGCGGGGTACTAATGAAGAAAAGGCTCGGCAAATGTTGGAGTCTGAGGGGATCATTACTGTAAAGAATCTGGAAGAGGCTTGCCTCAAAGCAGTGCAAATCAAAGGTGATTGA